DNA sequence from the Sulfurimonas sediminis genome:
AAATGAATTTGCAAGTAAAAATTTGCAACAGAGCTACTTGGGGCGAATAGGTGCATTTTCTGAGCCACTTTTTCGTCCGATTGGACTGGATTGGAAAATGGCAGTTGCTCTTGAGACTGGTTTGGCAGCAAAAGAGGTTATTGTATCAACACTTGGTGTGTTGTATGCATTGGGTGAGAATGTTGATGAGACAAGTTATTCATTAAAAGATGCCATTAGTAAAAATATCTCTTTTGCCTCGGCTGTGGCATTTATAGTGATTATTATGGTGTATCTTCCGTGTTTTGCTGCTTCTGTTGTATTTACTCGTGAAGCAGGCGGTGTGAAGTATTTCTTTTATCTGTTGGCATTTACGAGTATCACGGCATATACTCTTGCTTTTTTGGCATATCATATAACACTCTTACTGGGTTATTAACCCATTATTAGATTAGATTGGTTAAAATAAATTATGCAAAAAATATTAATGATTGAAGATGACTTGGAATTAGCAGAGATACTTACAGAGTATCTTGAACAATTTGAGTTTGAGGTTGTCACTGAAGATGACCCTTTTAAAGCAGTAAGTATATTAAAGTTAGAACCTTTTGATTTGGTTATACTGGACTTGACCTTACCTGGTATGGATGGACTTGAAGTATGTGAGGCAATTCGCGAACGGCAAGATATTCCTATAATCATTTCAAGTGCACGAAGTGATGTGACAGACAAGATAAAAGCACTTGAACTCGGTGCGGATGATTACCTGCCAAAACCCTATGACCCAAGAGAACTTGAGGCAAGGATTCACTCAGTACTGCGTCGTTATGAGGCAAAAAGTGAAGAAAAAGCCGAATCCAAGAGTGATTTTAAATGCGATAAAGAGACGATGACCATTACTTATAAAGGTCGCAAGATTGAGCTGACAAATGCAGAGTTTGGAATATTGTCTTATATGATAAGCAAACAGGGTCTGGTTGTCTCTCGTGAAGATTTGATTCACAATGTCAATGCCATTAATGAAGACTCCTCCAACAAAAGTATAGATGTAATGGTCGGACGGATAAGAAACAAACTCGGAGACAAATCGCTTATAGAGTCTGTCCGCGGCGTAGGATACAAACTTCTCAAATGATTAAGCGGCATGCTGTTTTACTCACAGTACTTTTTGTACTTGTTGTCTCGTTGGCGAGCCTGAGTGCAATCTTTTGGGAGTTTTACAAACTCAACAAAGAACAGTATATCAACCATATTTTTACAAAATACTCAGTTATTACCCAAATATACCGTGAACATCAGCAGCGCCAAAGTTCTGAAATTATGCTTGAAGCAAATTTGGCTGTGTATAATCTTGAAGTTACCAAAGATGAAAAACTGAAAAAAAAGATATTTGAAAAAGGAAAAGTTCTCAAAAGAGAGGGGTTTAAAAGTTTTAAAACATCCCTGCTTATCAATGACAAAGGCTTATACACGAAAAATATCGTAACAAACCTTAGAGCGACTATGATTCAGTATAAAAGAAATATCTACTTTCATATAGAAACACCAAGTGGTGATATCCTGATTAGAGACAATGATCTAAAACCTTACAGCTATATAAATTTGCTCTATTCGTATATAACAATATTTATGATTATCAGCCTCTCTTTTATTCTGATACTTCAAAGACTACGCCCTCTCATTAGATTGAGAAAAAAGATTGAGTTGTACGGTAACGGAAATATGGACATCTCTTTTAAAACAAACCGTGAAGATGAAATTGGTGCTGTTGCAAATGAACTTGAAAATGCACGACAGAAAATAAACACTGTGTTGGAATCCCGTACACTTTTTTTGAGAAATTTGATGCATGAATTGAAAACGCCTATAGCCAAAGGGACTATCGCCACACAGATGCTTGATTCGCAAAAACAAAAAGACAGATTCAGCTCTATTTTTAAACGCCTGGAAACACTTGTGACTGAATTTGCAATGATAGAAGAGGTGACAAGTCTGAGCGATAAAAAAGATTTTTCCGAGTACAGGCTGCTTGATGTAATTGATGGAGCTATAGATATGGCTATGGTTGACAAAGAACATGTCACAGTAAAAATCAGCGGAAAAATAAAAGTACATGTAAACTACAGACTCTACACGACAGCTATTAAA
Encoded proteins:
- a CDS encoding ArsS family sensor histidine kinase; translated protein: MIKRHAVLLTVLFVLVVSLASLSAIFWEFYKLNKEQYINHIFTKYSVITQIYREHQQRQSSEIMLEANLAVYNLEVTKDEKLKKKIFEKGKVLKREGFKSFKTSLLINDKGLYTKNIVTNLRATMIQYKRNIYFHIETPSGDILIRDNDLKPYSYINLLYSYITIFMIISLSFILILQRLRPLIRLRKKIELYGNGNMDISFKTNREDEIGAVANELENARQKINTVLESRTLFLRNLMHELKTPIAKGTIATQMLDSQKQKDRFSSIFKRLETLVTEFAMIEEVTSLSDKKDFSEYRLLDVIDGAIDMAMVDKEHVTVKISGKIKVHVNYRLYTTAIKNMIDNAMKYASDSHITILMNDKNELCFESKGACLSHPLQYYIEPFTKDNPSKNSFGLGLYLVDSILKAHGQVLAHEYENGVNRFIFA
- a CDS encoding response regulator transcription factor — encoded protein: MQKILMIEDDLELAEILTEYLEQFEFEVVTEDDPFKAVSILKLEPFDLVILDLTLPGMDGLEVCEAIRERQDIPIIISSARSDVTDKIKALELGADDYLPKPYDPRELEARIHSVLRRYEAKSEEKAESKSDFKCDKETMTITYKGRKIELTNAEFGILSYMISKQGLVVSREDLIHNVNAINEDSSNKSIDVMVGRIRNKLGDKSLIESVRGVGYKLLK